Below is a genomic region from Acidimicrobiia bacterium.
TCGGCCCGTTCGCACCTCCGAAGGCGGAAGGCGGCGATCCGTACTCGCTGTTCTGGGCGGTCGAGGGACGCGGCCGGCGCAGCGTGACGCTCGACCTGCGCGTGACCGACGGCCAGGAGCTGTTCCGCAAGCTCGCGGCACGCGCCGACGTCGTGGTCGAGAACTTCCGGCCCGGCACGCTCGAGAGATGGAACATCGCGCCCGGCAACCTCGACCCTCGTCTCGTCGTCGTGCGCATCAGCAGCTTCGGCCAGGACGGTCCCGAGGCGCGCCGACCCGGCCTCGACCGCGTCGGCATCGGCTACGGCGGCCTGCTCAACCTCACCGGCTACCCCGACCGCCCGCCGGTGCGCGTCGGCGTCACCATCTCCGACTACCTCACGGGCGTGTTCGCGGCGCAGGCCGCGCTCGGTGCGCTGTACGCGCGCGACGCCCGCCGTTCGGGGAAGGGCGCGGTGATCGACGCCGCGCTCTACGGCGCGGTGCTGCGCATCCTCGAGTGGACCCTGCCCGCGTACGACCTGCTCGGGACCATCCGCATGCGCGAGGGCAACCGGCTCGCGAACTCCGCGCCGCTCGACAACTACCCGACAGCCGACGGCAAGTACGTGTGCATCGTCGCGGGCTCCGACGCGAACTTCTCGCGACTCTGCCGCGCGATGGAGCGCACCGACCTCATCACGGACGCGCGCTACGCGAAGCTCAAAGACCGCGCCGCGCGAAGCGACGAGATCAACGGCCTCGTCGCCGAGTGGACGTCGACGTTGGTAGCCGAAGAGATCGAGCGCCGGTGCGTCGAGCACGACGTACCGGTCGCGACCGCGTACACCGCGGCCGACATCTTCTCCGACGCGCACGTCGACGCGCGCGGCGACCTCGTGGTCATCGAGGATCCGGTCGTCGGTCCGGTGCGGCAGCAGGCTCCGTTCCCCCGTTTCGTCGGTGAGCCGCCCGTCGTGCCCACGGGCGCGCCGCGTCTCGGCGAGCACACGCGCGAGGTGCTGGGCGAGCTCGACGGCGTCGACGACGCGCGCCTCGACGCGCTCGCCGCGCAAGGCGTGATCTAGGTGACGGAGTGGCCGAGCGGTCAGACCGGAGCGAGACGGTGGCGCCCCGTGCCGGGCCGAGCGAGGACACGACCATGAATGGGGCGCAGCGGTCGATCGCGCCGGATCTGTTCGATCCCGATGGCAACGACGGCCCGGTGCTGCACGGCGGCTACTCGCCGACCAGCGGTCTGCATCATTTCCCGCGCTTCGCACGTTGCCCGTACACCGGCGCCGACGACGTCGAGCCGGCGGAGCTGCCGACGACGGGCACGCTGTTCCTCTGGACCGCGGTGACCGCGCCGCCGCCGGGCTACGCCGGTCCCGTGCCGTTCGGATTCGGCGTCGTCGAGCTACCGAACGGTCTGCGCGTGATCACGCGCATCACCGAACCCGATCCGACCGCATTGCAGGCGGGCGCGTCGATGCGGCTCGTCGCCGACGTGGTCGCCGTCGACGACGACGGCACCGAAGTGGTCGCGTGGGCGTTCGCACCGGAGAGCAGCGCGCCATGACGAGCCCGGCGCAGACCGCAGGCGCGACCAACTGCACGACCGACGGTTGCCGTGCGGGTCGAGCGCCGAGGGTCGTAGCCGCATGAGTGCAGTCGACGTCGCCGGGGTCGGCATCCATCCCTTCGGTCGGTTCGAGGATCGCACGGTCACCGACATGGGCGTGCACGCGGTGCAGGCCGCGCTCGCCGAGGCCGGCGACCCGCAGTTCCAGGCCGCGTTCTGCGGCACCGCCTACTCGGGTGTCGCCGCCGGTCACAAGGTGCTCGGCGCGATCGCGCGCACGGGCATGCCGATCGTCGACATCGAAGCGGGCTGCGCGAGCGGCGGCGCCGCCCTGCAGCTCGCGGCGGGCGCGATCCGCGCCGGTCAGTACGACTGCGTGCTCGTGTTCGGCATCGAGAAGATGCCGCGCGGCATCATCCGCTCGTCGTTCTTCGAACCGTGGCGCGAGGAAGCGGGCCTCGCGGCGACACCCGCCTACTTCGCGCTCCGCGCCCAGCGACTCATGCGCGAGTCGGGCATCACGAAGAACGATCTCGCGAACGTCGTCGTGAAGAACCGCCGGCACGGCGCGCAGAACTCGGACGCGATGTTCCGGAGCGAGGTCACGGCCGAGCAGGTGCTCGGCTCACGCA
It encodes:
- a CDS encoding CaiB/BaiF CoA-transferase family protein, producing MPGPLEGLRVLDLGTRIAAPFCAGLLGEMGADVVKIEQPGTGDFMREIGPFAPPKAEGGDPYSLFWAVEGRGRRSVTLDLRVTDGQELFRKLAARADVVVENFRPGTLERWNIAPGNLDPRLVVVRISSFGQDGPEARRPGLDRVGIGYGGLLNLTGYPDRPPVRVGVTISDYLTGVFAAQAALGALYARDARRSGKGAVIDAALYGAVLRILEWTLPAYDLLGTIRMREGNRLANSAPLDNYPTADGKYVCIVAGSDANFSRLCRAMERTDLITDARYAKLKDRAARSDEINGLVAEWTSTLVAEEIERRCVEHDVPVATAYTAADIFSDAHVDARGDLVVIEDPVVGPVRQQAPFPRFVGEPPVVPTGAPRLGEHTREVLGELDGVDDARLDALAAQGVI
- a CDS encoding OB-fold domain-containing protein; translated protein: MNGAQRSIAPDLFDPDGNDGPVLHGGYSPTSGLHHFPRFARCPYTGADDVEPAELPTTGTLFLWTAVTAPPPGYAGPVPFGFGVVELPNGLRVITRITEPDPTALQAGASMRLVADVVAVDDDGTEVVAWAFAPESSAP